A stretch of Gemmobacter fulvus DNA encodes these proteins:
- the der gene encoding ribosome biogenesis GTPase Der, whose protein sequence is MTFTLAIVGRPNVGKSTLFNRLVGRKLALVDDQPGVTRDLREGDAKLFDMRFTVIDTAGLEEVTDDSLQGRMRRLTERAVDMADICLFLIDGRVGVTSSDEVFADILRRKGAKVILGVNKAEGRAGDGGAIEAWSLGLGEPVRLSAEHGEGMDDLYHILRPMADGYAERAALDAPIVDVDISEEEAEEEADLEAHKPTLAKPLQIAVIGRPNAGKSTLINKILGYDRLLTGPEAGITRDAISVRSEWLGTPTRIFDTAGMRKKARISDKLEKLSVADGIRAVRFAEVVVVLLDVEIPFEVQDLRIADFAETEGRAVVVAINKWDLEDEKQEKLAELKEMFERLLPQLRGAPMITVSAKTGRGLDRLHAAILKAHDVWNRRIPTARLNSWLGAMTEAHPPPAPGGRRIKLRYMTQVKTRPPGFIVMCSHPDMMPESYKRYLVNGLRDHFDMPGTPIRVTFRGQGDKNPFRERKFHTPSRLRKHKASKDPDQRW, encoded by the coding sequence ATGACCTTTACACTCGCCATCGTGGGCCGACCCAATGTCGGCAAATCGACGCTTTTCAACCGGCTTGTCGGCCGCAAGCTTGCGCTGGTCGATGACCAGCCGGGCGTCACGCGCGATCTGCGCGAAGGCGATGCCAAGCTGTTCGACATGCGGTTCACCGTCATCGACACGGCGGGGCTGGAGGAAGTGACCGATGACAGCCTGCAAGGGCGGATGCGGCGGCTGACCGAACGCGCGGTGGATATGGCCGATATCTGCCTGTTCCTGATCGACGGGCGGGTGGGCGTCACCTCCTCGGATGAGGTGTTTGCCGATATTCTGCGCCGCAAGGGTGCGAAGGTGATCCTCGGCGTGAACAAGGCCGAAGGCCGGGCCGGGGACGGTGGTGCGATCGAGGCCTGGAGCCTTGGCCTTGGCGAACCCGTGCGGCTATCTGCCGAACATGGCGAGGGCATGGACGACCTTTACCACATCTTGCGCCCGATGGCCGATGGCTATGCCGAACGCGCGGCCCTGGATGCGCCGATTGTCGATGTGGATATTTCGGAAGAAGAGGCCGAAGAAGAGGCCGATCTGGAGGCGCACAAGCCGACCCTGGCCAAACCGTTGCAAATCGCGGTGATCGGGCGGCCCAATGCCGGAAAATCGACGCTGATCAACAAGATCCTCGGCTATGACCGGCTGCTGACCGGGCCGGAAGCGGGGATCACCCGCGATGCGATTTCGGTGCGCAGCGAATGGCTGGGCACGCCGACGCGGATATTTGACACCGCCGGGATGCGCAAGAAGGCCCGGATCAGCGACAAGCTGGAAAAGCTGTCGGTGGCCGATGGAATCCGCGCCGTGCGCTTTGCCGAAGTGGTGGTGGTGCTGCTGGACGTGGAAATTCCGTTCGAGGTGCAGGATCTGCGCATCGCGGATTTTGCCGAAACCGAAGGCCGCGCCGTGGTGGTGGCGATCAACAAATGGGATCTTGAGGACGAAAAGCAGGAAAAGCTGGCCGAACTCAAGGAAATGTTCGAACGCCTGCTGCCGCAGTTGCGCGGCGCGCCGATGATCACCGTCTCGGCCAAGACCGGGCGTGGGCTGGACCGGCTGCATGCGGCCATCCTGAAGGCACATGATGTCTGGAACCGCCGGATCCCGACCGCGCGGCTGAACAGCTGGCTGGGCGCGATGACCGAGGCGCACCCGCCACCGGCCCCGGGCGGCCGCCGCATCAAGCTTCGCTACATGACGCAGGTGAAAACCCGCCCACCGGGTTTCATCGTGATGTGCTCGCACCCCGACATGATGCCGGAAAGCTATAAACGCTATCTCGTCAATGGCTTGCGCGATCACTTTGACATGCCGGGCACGCCGATCCGCGTGACCTTCCGCGGGCAGGGCGACAAGAACCCGTTCCGCGAACGCAAGTTCCATACGCCGTCCCGGCTGCGCAAGCACAAGGCCTCCAAAGACCCCGATCAGCGGTGGTAA
- a CDS encoding outer membrane protein assembly factor BamB family protein — translation MTLLKSAVSSLALFSLLAACEKEVILPGERFNARAPLEDSLPTEARPAPVDSTGKIANVSVPIALPAAQANAEWSHRAGNIRHMPPHGSLSAAPQRIWSAPIGTGNSRRNRISAAPVVGEGRIYTLDARVGLHATALNGTPLWGTDLTPAGDRASEISGGGLAYGAGRVFVATAYGELIAVEPASGKVLWRQTLGAAVAGAPAVEGNTVYVVGRDSSAWAVDVADGKVRWQMPGTQGVPGMVGSSAPAVTETSVLLPLVSGQLVSVLKTGGIQTWAADIVGQRLGRGYGNITDITGDPVVAGGLIYVGNASGRTYALSSSSGEPVWTAPEGAMGPLLPVGNSVFLVNDEARLVRLDAATGAALWSVPMPYFDTAKVNKRKAITAHYGPVLAGGRIAVASGDGLLRFFSPTDGTLTATAQIPGGAAAQPALAGGMLLVVGGDGQLHAFR, via the coding sequence GTGACGCTGCTCAAATCTGCGGTCTCCAGCCTTGCGCTGTTCAGCCTGCTTGCCGCCTGTGAAAAGGAAGTCATCCTGCCCGGAGAGCGGTTCAACGCCCGCGCGCCGCTGGAAGACAGCCTGCCCACCGAAGCGCGGCCCGCGCCGGTGGATAGCACGGGCAAGATTGCCAATGTCTCGGTGCCGATTGCCCTGCCTGCGGCGCAGGCCAATGCCGAATGGTCGCATCGGGCGGGCAATATCCGCCACATGCCGCCGCATGGCAGCCTGAGCGCCGCCCCGCAGCGGATCTGGAGCGCGCCGATCGGCACCGGCAACAGCCGCCGCAACCGCATTTCCGCCGCGCCGGTGGTGGGCGAGGGGCGGATCTATACGCTGGATGCGCGGGTGGGCCTGCATGCCACCGCGCTGAACGGCACGCCGCTCTGGGGCACCGATCTGACCCCGGCGGGCGACCGTGCCAGCGAAATCTCGGGCGGTGGTCTGGCCTATGGCGCGGGCCGGGTATTTGTGGCCACGGCCTATGGCGAGCTGATCGCGGTGGAACCGGCCTCGGGCAAGGTGCTGTGGCGGCAGACGCTGGGCGCCGCCGTCGCGGGCGCGCCTGCGGTCGAGGGCAATACCGTCTATGTCGTCGGGCGTGACAGCTCGGCCTGGGCTGTTGATGTGGCCGATGGCAAGGTGCGCTGGCAGATGCCGGGCACGCAGGGCGTGCCGGGGATGGTCGGTTCCTCCGCGCCTGCGGTCACTGAAACCTCGGTGCTGCTGCCGCTTGTGTCGGGGCAACTGGTCTCGGTGCTGAAGACCGGCGGCATCCAGACCTGGGCGGCGGATATCGTCGGGCAGCGGCTGGGCCGGGGGTATGGCAATATCACCGATATCACCGGCGATCCGGTGGTGGCGGGCGGGCTGATCTATGTCGGCAATGCCAGCGGGCGCACCTATGCGCTGTCGTCCTCGTCGGGCGAGCCGGTCTGGACTGCGCCCGAAGGCGCGATGGGGCCGCTGCTGCCGGTGGGCAATTCGGTGTTTCTGGTGAATGACGAGGCGCGGCTGGTGCGGCTGGATGCGGCCACCGGGGCGGCGCTCTGGTCGGTGCCGATGCCCTATTTCGATACGGCCAAGGTGAACAAACGCAAGGCGATCACCGCGCATTACGGGCCGGTTCTGGCGGGCGGGCGTATTGCCGTGGCCTCGGGCGACGGGCTGTTGCGCTTCTTCTCGCCCACCGATGGCACGCTGACCGCCACGGCGCAGATCCCGGGCGGCGCTGCGGCGCAACCGGCGCTGGCGGGGGGCATGTTGCTGGTCGTGGGCGGCGATGGGCAACTTCACGCTTTCCGTTGA
- a CDS encoding tetratricopeptide repeat protein: MSNPESFIDEVTDEVRRDKLFAAFRKYGWIGIALVVLTVGGAAFNEWHKASQRDAARAFGDALLAGMEAETPEARRTALAAVPASGEKAAVLNLLLASDPVEDRAATLAALEAVAQDATLPDLWRDLATLRRVIVQGTEAPLAERRAALEPLAQPGRSFRPLAAEQLAYLLVEEGKTAEAITALQALVADQEAPGGLRSRASQMIVALGGELAQG, translated from the coding sequence TTGAGCAACCCCGAAAGTTTCATTGACGAGGTCACAGACGAAGTGCGCCGCGACAAGCTGTTTGCCGCGTTCCGCAAATATGGCTGGATCGGGATTGCGCTGGTGGTGCTGACGGTCGGCGGCGCGGCCTTTAACGAATGGCACAAGGCAAGCCAGCGGGATGCGGCGCGCGCCTTCGGCGATGCGCTGCTGGCAGGGATGGAGGCCGAAACGCCCGAAGCCCGCCGCACGGCTCTGGCGGCGGTCCCGGCCTCGGGCGAAAAGGCGGCGGTGCTGAACCTGCTGCTCGCCTCGGACCCGGTCGAGGATCGGGCGGCCACGCTTGCGGCGCTTGAGGCTGTGGCGCAGGATGCCACGCTGCCCGATCTGTGGCGCGATCTGGCGACGCTGCGCCGGGTGATCGTGCAGGGCACCGAGGCCCCGCTGGCCGAGCGCCGCGCCGCACTGGAGCCGCTGGCCCAGCCGGGGCGCAGCTTCCGCCCGCTGGCCGCCGAACAGCTTGCCTATCTGCTGGTCGAGGAAGGCAAAACCGCCGAGGCGATCACCGCCCTTCAGGCGCTGGTTGCCGATCAGGAGGCCCCTGGGGGCTTGCGCAGCCGCGCTTCGCAGATGATTGTGGCCCTTGGGGGCGAACTCGCGCAGGGCTGA
- a CDS encoding calcium-binding protein produces the protein MDLYTASYLMMFVLFLSIDFDLFGSGSDDDNGPNPTDPENPLYDPEAYTGRVDGTTGDDDLAAGEDDRALAWFLDAGNDTLDGSEGSDYLNAGAGDDFAYMREGNDIALGGTGSDTLDGGTGNDLLFGGEDNDELDGNSNDDTLYGGAGDDTLLGGSGADEVFGGAGDDYLSGLAEDLGTSRNSNVIDGVDTLDGGEGDDTLFLGAGDHGIGGAGDDTFQLDHTREDLDAVTQVNDFGAGDALELHYQPSFDAEGNEIAPEISVSPSEDGTAGLISFNGTVVAQITGGQELTAEQIRLVAASDS, from the coding sequence ATGGATCTTTATACCGCAAGCTATCTGATGATGTTCGTGCTGTTCCTCAGCATCGACTTCGATCTGTTCGGATCGGGCAGCGACGACGACAATGGCCCCAATCCGACAGACCCGGAAAACCCGCTGTATGATCCCGAAGCCTATACCGGGCGGGTGGATGGTACGACGGGCGATGATGATCTGGCCGCAGGCGAGGACGACCGCGCGCTGGCGTGGTTTCTGGATGCGGGCAATGACACGCTGGATGGATCCGAAGGGTCGGATTACCTCAATGCGGGCGCAGGCGATGATTTTGCCTATATGCGCGAAGGCAATGACATCGCGCTGGGGGGCACGGGCAGCGACACGCTGGATGGCGGCACCGGCAATGATCTGCTGTTCGGCGGCGAGGACAATGACGAACTGGACGGCAACAGCAATGACGACACGCTCTATGGCGGGGCGGGCGATGATACCCTGCTGGGCGGCAGCGGCGCGGATGAGGTGTTTGGCGGCGCGGGGGATGACTATCTGTCGGGTCTGGCCGAGGATCTGGGCACCTCGCGCAACAGCAACGTCATTGACGGCGTCGATACGCTGGATGGCGGCGAGGGCGATGACACGCTGTTCCTCGGGGCGGGCGATCATGGCATCGGCGGCGCAGGCGATGACACCTTCCAGCTGGACCACACGCGCGAGGATCTGGACGCGGTGACGCAGGTGAACGACTTCGGCGCGGGCGATGCGTTGGAACTGCATTATCAGCCCAGCTTCGACGCCGAAGGGAATGAAATCGCGCCAGAAATCAGCGTCAGCCCCAGCGAGGACGGCACGGCGGGGCTGATCAGTTTCAACGGCACGGTGGTCGCGCAGATCACCGGCGGGCAAGAGCTGACGGCCGAGCAGATCCGCCTCGTGGCCGCCAGCGACAGCTGA
- a CDS encoding ABCB family ABC transporter ATP-binding protein/permease: MPPVIPANRPTPAEPPSTSGMVTIRRVLPYLWPKGETWVKRRVVLAMLMLLMAKIVSVSTPFFYKQAVDALAGDAPSPATLLGLTAVGLTVAYGIARLGAVAFGELRDAVFVRVGQRALRKLALETFTHIHQLSLRYHISRKTGGLSRIIERGVKGVDFLLRFMLFSIGPLILELSMVSVLFAVLFGWQYMAVVVITIALYVTFTFKITEWRVQIRRQMNDQDTDANQKAIDSLLNFETVRYFGAASREAARYDRAMEGYESAAVKTGQSLSFLNAGQALIITTGLVIVMVMAAQGVQAGLLTVGDFVMVNAYMIQITMPLNFLGTVYREIRQALVDMGQMFGLLMQPAEITDKPGATRLKVSGGHVRFEDVRFAYDAERPILKGITLDVPAGQTVALVGPSGSGKSTIGRLLFRFYDVTAGAVTIDGQDIRNITQNSLHAQIGVVPQDTVLFNDTIYYNIAYGRPEASRAEVEGAARAAKIHEFILSLPDGYDTTVGERGLKLSGGEKQRVGIARTLLKNPPILLLDEATSALDTQTESDIQASLREMGQGRTVITIAHRLSTIADADQIVVLDGGVIVERGRHEDLLANGGRYAAMWAMQASDEDEPPLARAGA; this comes from the coding sequence ATGCCACCCGTCATCCCCGCCAACCGTCCGACCCCCGCCGAGCCGCCGTCGACCAGCGGCATGGTCACCATCCGCCGCGTGCTGCCCTATCTCTGGCCAAAGGGCGAGACTTGGGTGAAGCGCCGGGTTGTGCTGGCCATGCTGATGCTGCTGATGGCCAAGATCGTCTCGGTGTCGACGCCCTTCTTCTACAAACAGGCGGTGGATGCGCTTGCAGGCGATGCGCCGTCGCCCGCAACGCTGCTGGGCCTGACGGCGGTGGGGCTGACCGTGGCCTATGGCATCGCGCGGCTGGGGGCGGTGGCCTTTGGCGAATTGCGCGATGCGGTGTTCGTGCGGGTGGGGCAGCGCGCCCTGCGCAAGCTGGCGCTGGAAACCTTTACCCATATTCACCAATTGTCGCTGCGCTATCACATCAGCCGCAAGACCGGCGGGTTGAGCCGGATCATCGAACGCGGGGTGAAGGGCGTCGATTTCCTGCTGCGCTTCATGCTGTTTTCCATCGGGCCGCTGATCCTAGAACTGAGCATGGTCTCGGTGCTGTTTGCGGTGCTGTTTGGCTGGCAATACATGGCGGTCGTGGTGATCACGATTGCGCTTTATGTGACCTTCACCTTCAAGATCACCGAATGGCGCGTGCAGATCCGACGTCAGATGAACGATCAGGATACCGACGCGAACCAGAAGGCGATCGACAGCCTGCTGAACTTTGAAACCGTGCGCTATTTCGGTGCGGCCAGCCGCGAGGCGGCGCGTTATGACCGCGCGATGGAAGGGTATGAGTCGGCGGCGGTGAAAACCGGGCAATCGCTCAGCTTTCTGAACGCGGGGCAGGCGCTGATCATCACCACCGGGCTGGTGATCGTGATGGTGATGGCGGCGCAGGGCGTGCAGGCCGGGCTGCTGACAGTCGGCGATTTCGTCATGGTCAATGCCTATATGATCCAGATCACCATGCCGCTGAACTTTCTGGGCACGGTCTACCGCGAAATCCGGCAGGCGCTGGTCGACATGGGGCAGATGTTCGGCCTGCTGATGCAACCGGCCGAAATCACCGACAAGCCGGGAGCAACGCGGCTGAAGGTCAGCGGCGGCCATGTGCGATTCGAGGATGTGCGCTTTGCCTATGATGCAGAGCGCCCGATCCTGAAAGGCATCACACTGGATGTGCCCGCCGGGCAGACAGTGGCGCTGGTCGGCCCGTCCGGGTCGGGCAAATCCACCATTGGCCGGTTGCTGTTCCGCTTTTACGATGTGACGGCGGGGGCGGTGACGATTGACGGGCAGGACATCCGCAACATCACCCAAAACAGTCTGCACGCGCAGATCGGCGTGGTGCCGCAGGATACGGTGCTGTTCAACGACACGATCTATTACAACATCGCCTATGGCCGCCCCGAGGCCAGCCGCGCCGAGGTCGAAGGGGCCGCGCGTGCCGCCAAGATCCATGAGTTCATTCTGTCCTTGCCGGATGGCTATGACACCACGGTGGGTGAGCGCGGCCTGAAACTGTCGGGCGGTGAAAAGCAGCGGGTGGGCATTGCGCGCACGCTGTTGAAGAACCCGCCGATCCTGCTTTTGGACGAAGCCACCTCGGCGCTGGACACCCAGACCGAAAGCGACATTCAGGCATCCTTGCGGGAAATGGGGCAGGGCCGCACCGTCATCACCATTGCGCACCGGCTGTCGACCATTGCCGATGCCGATCAGATCGTGGTGCTGGATGGCGGCGTGATCGTGGAACGGGGGCGGCACGAGGATCTTCTGGCCAATGGCGGGCGTTATGCCGCCATGTGGGCCATGCAGGCCTCGGATGAGGATGAGCCGCCCCTGGCGCGCGCGGGCGCCTGA
- a CDS encoding ArsR/SmtB family transcription factor codes for MERSKVLSALSALAHEARLDLVRLLVPKGDAGMAAGDIGRALGLPASRLSFHLSALEQAGLIRSRRVSRNVIYTADLAGIGGAISYLLADCCMDHPDVLACCAASATQALDRVAAGDSAPRPPLTPPPQEP; via the coding sequence ATGGAGCGAAGTAAAGTCCTCTCGGCCCTGTCTGCCCTTGCCCATGAGGCACGGCTTGATCTGGTGCGCCTGCTGGTGCCCAAGGGCGATGCCGGCATGGCTGCGGGCGATATTGGCCGGGCATTGGGTCTGCCAGCCTCGCGCCTGTCCTTCCATCTGTCGGCGCTGGAACAGGCGGGGCTGATCCGGTCGCGCCGGGTGTCGCGCAATGTGATCTATACCGCCGATCTGGCCGGGATCGGCGGCGCGATTTCCTATCTGCTGGCCGATTGCTGCATGGACCACCCGGATGTGCTGGCCTGCTGTGCCGCCAGCGCCACACAGGCGCTGGACCGGGTGGCGGCGGGCGACAGCGCCCCCCGCCCGCCGCTTACTCCGCCGCCGCAGGAACCGTGA
- a CDS encoding LysM peptidoglycan-binding domain-containing protein, translated as MAAQTGLSKAGQAGLLVLGAAVLVGILWFVQRPVPAPEAAPAALLSPTPEGSTGTSETTSAPAVEPAPAGEPATTPEAAAVPATDPAVQPAPETAFEPPRFDTVRVTPEGEALVAGRAAPGAEVTVLVDGVAAAQALADGAGSFAALFTLPQSAAPRLITLSMVADGAAVASTQSVALEPVAPQTGVEPPVVAAADPAAQPEVTPPEAPAPAATATATAEPQAPTAILLSDHGATVLQGAAPAAGADVSIAAITYTPDGAVQLSGLGAPGAVVLLYLDTAEAGQALVSGTGGWVTTLRGVAPGLYTLRADQLDAAGKVTARFETPFQRETLEALASVMKPAAASGTPVPKSVAVPQAQPVVPDVAVAQAAQPAAAPEGPLTVTVQPGFTLWRIARENFGDGVMYVKVFEANKDQIRNPDLIYPGQVFTVPAAAE; from the coding sequence ATGGCGGCACAGACGGGTTTGAGCAAGGCGGGGCAAGCGGGGCTGCTGGTGCTGGGGGCGGCGGTTCTGGTGGGGATCTTGTGGTTCGTGCAGCGCCCGGTGCCTGCACCCGAGGCCGCCCCTGCGGCGCTGCTGTCGCCCACGCCCGAGGGCAGCACGGGCACATCCGAGACGACCAGCGCGCCCGCGGTAGAGCCTGCGCCCGCCGGAGAGCCTGCGACTACGCCGGAGGCCGCAGCCGTGCCCGCCACCGATCCGGCGGTGCAACCCGCCCCGGAAACCGCGTTCGAGCCGCCGCGCTTTGATACCGTGCGGGTCACGCCCGAGGGCGAGGCGCTGGTGGCGGGTCGGGCGGCACCGGGGGCCGAGGTGACGGTGCTGGTCGATGGTGTGGCCGCGGCGCAGGCGCTGGCGGATGGGGCGGGCAGTTTTGCTGCGCTGTTCACGCTGCCGCAATCGGCGGCACCGCGCCTGATCACCCTGTCGATGGTGGCAGATGGGGCGGCGGTGGCCTCGACGCAATCGGTGGCGCTGGAACCTGTGGCCCCGCAAACCGGGGTCGAGCCGCCGGTGGTCGCAGCAGCAGATCCCGCCGCCCAACCAGAGGTGACGCCGCCCGAGGCCCCGGCACCCGCAGCCACAGCCACAGCCACAGCGGAACCACAGGCCCCGACCGCGATCCTGCTCAGCGATCATGGGGCGACGGTTTTGCAGGGGGCAGCGCCTGCGGCGGGGGCCGATGTCTCCATCGCCGCCATCACCTATACGCCGGATGGCGCGGTGCAGCTTTCGGGGCTTGGGGCACCGGGGGCCGTGGTGCTGCTTTATCTCGATACTGCCGAGGCCGGGCAGGCGCTGGTTTCGGGAACGGGGGGCTGGGTCACAACGCTGCGCGGCGTGGCCCCGGGGCTGTATACCCTGCGTGCCGATCAGCTCGATGCGGCGGGCAAGGTGACGGCGCGGTTTGAAACCCCGTTCCAGCGCGAAACGCTGGAGGCGCTGGCCTCCGTGATGAAACCCGCCGCCGCCAGCGGCACGCCCGTTCCGAAATCCGTCGCGGTGCCGCAAGCGCAGCCGGTGGTGCCCGATGTGGCCGTGGCCCAGGCAGCGCAGCCCGCCGCTGCGCCCGAGGGGCCGCTGACGGTTACGGTGCAGCCCGGCTTTACCCTGTGGCGCATCGCGCGCGAGAATTTTGGCGATGGCGTGATGTATGTGAAAGTGTTCGAGGCTAACAAGGACCAGATCCGCAACCCCGATCTGATCTATCCCGGTCAGGTGTTCACGGTTCCTGCGGCGGCGGAGTAA
- a CDS encoding TIGR00730 family Rossman fold protein — MAALRSVCVFCGSRPGVRPAYVHAARETGTMLAAEGWRLVYGAGDVGLMGETARAAMAAGAKTMGVIPTHLMGREVGKRDLTQLVITEDMHERKKVMFMNSDAIVVLPGGAGSLDEFFEVVTWAQIGLHRKPIFLLNTEGYWTPLNALIDHVIAEGFAADSLKIQFSTVADVPALTEALRAALS, encoded by the coding sequence ATGGCTGCGCTGCGTTCCGTCTGTGTCTTTTGCGGCTCGCGCCCCGGCGTGCGCCCGGCCTATGTCCATGCCGCACGCGAGACGGGCACCATGCTTGCCGCCGAAGGCTGGCGTCTGGTCTATGGCGCGGGCGATGTGGGGCTGATGGGCGAAACCGCCCGTGCCGCCATGGCCGCAGGGGCCAAGACCATGGGCGTCATCCCGACGCATCTGATGGGGCGCGAGGTCGGCAAACGCGATCTTACGCAACTGGTGATCACCGAAGACATGCACGAGCGCAAGAAGGTCATGTTCATGAACTCGGATGCGATCGTAGTGCTGCCCGGCGGCGCAGGCTCGCTGGACGAGTTTTTCGAAGTGGTGACATGGGCGCAGATCGGCCTGCACCGCAAGCCGATTTTCCTTTTGAACACCGAAGGCTACTGGACACCGCTGAACGCCTTGATCGATCATGTGATCGCCGAAGGCTTTGCCGCAGATAGCCTCAAGATTCAGTTCAGCACCGTGGCCGATGTGCCCGCGCTGACCGAGGCCCTGCGCGCCGCCCTGTCCTGA
- the rarD gene encoding EamA family transporter RarD produces the protein MSAATKGVWAMVVAAVIWGASPLFYKQLSHVPPLEVLSHRTLWSAVIFTAVLAMQGQLGSLPRLLRGRALLLVGFAALMISANWFLFIFSVQAGHTVEASMGYYIFPLVAVLIGVLAFGERLSRGQALAVLLAALAVLVLTVGLRVAPWIALAIALTFGLYGLVKKRLGASPVPSVTAEVLVLVPLALIWLGLTGSGQVQEFGRSGGHFFDDPATALLLVFSGVLTAGPLMLFTYATARVRMATVGVVQYLNPTGQFLCATLVFAEPFTRWHAAAFGLIWAGLALYTFEALRQDRAARRASVSAGTSATVLN, from the coding sequence ATGAGTGCTGCAACAAAGGGTGTCTGGGCCATGGTGGTGGCCGCGGTGATCTGGGGCGCCTCGCCGCTGTTTTACAAACAGCTGTCCCATGTGCCGCCACTGGAGGTGTTGAGCCATCGCACCCTCTGGTCGGCGGTGATCTTTACCGCCGTGTTGGCGATGCAGGGGCAGTTGGGCAGCTTGCCGCGCCTGTTGCGCGGGCGGGCGCTGCTTCTGGTGGGCTTTGCGGCGCTGATGATCTCGGCCAACTGGTTCCTGTTCATCTTTTCGGTGCAGGCGGGTCATACGGTCGAGGCGTCGATGGGCTACTACATCTTTCCGCTGGTGGCGGTGCTGATCGGCGTTCTGGCATTTGGCGAGCGGCTGAGCCGGGGGCAGGCGCTGGCGGTTCTGCTGGCAGCCCTTGCGGTGCTGGTGCTGACGGTGGGACTGCGCGTGGCACCGTGGATCGCGCTGGCGATTGCGCTGACCTTCGGGCTCTATGGGCTGGTGAAAAAGCGGCTGGGGGCCTCACCGGTGCCCTCGGTCACCGCCGAGGTGCTGGTGCTTGTGCCCCTCGCGCTGATCTGGCTGGGCTTGACGGGCAGCGGGCAGGTGCAGGAATTTGGGCGGTCGGGCGGGCATTTCTTCGATGATCCCGCCACGGCGCTGCTGCTGGTGTTTTCGGGCGTGCTGACTGCCGGGCCGTTGATGCTGTTCACCTATGCCACGGCACGGGTGCGCATGGCGACGGTGGGGGTGGTGCAATACCTCAACCCCACCGGGCAGTTTCTCTGCGCAACGCTGGTCTTTGCCGAACCCTTCACCCGCTGGCATGCGGCGGCCTTTGGCCTGATCTGGGCAGGGCTGGCACTTTATACCTTCGAGGCGCTGCGTCAGGACAGGGCGGCGCGCAGGGCCTCGGTCAGCGCGGGCACATCGGCCACGGTGCTGAACTGA
- a CDS encoding baeRF12 domain-containing protein: protein MAFLAKGAWVVVADASRAMVLENMGDAQSPQLRQVAQMQAEVMEATDKPGRMPDPGPGQRSAMAQTDLARLGADRMVSDLADRLGTAARDGRFDQLIFAAPPQVLGAFRAARCDAVSQRLVAEMDKTLTGHSLPRIADLVCAELARPH from the coding sequence ATGGCATTTCTGGCAAAAGGCGCATGGGTCGTGGTGGCGGATGCAAGCCGCGCGATGGTGTTGGAAAACATGGGCGATGCGCAATCGCCGCAATTGCGGCAGGTGGCACAGATGCAGGCCGAGGTGATGGAGGCCACCGACAAGCCGGGCCGGATGCCGGATCCGGGGCCGGGGCAGCGCTCGGCGATGGCGCAGACCGATCTGGCGCGGCTGGGCGCAGACCGCATGGTCAGCGATCTGGCGGACCGGCTGGGCACGGCGGCGCGGGACGGGCGGTTTGACCAGCTGATCTTTGCCGCCCCGCCGCAGGTGCTGGGGGCGTTTCGGGCGGCGCGCTGCGATGCGGTGTCACAGCGCCTTGTGGCCGAAATGGACAAGACGCTGACCGGGCACAGCCTGCCGCGCATCGCGGATCTGGTCTGCGCGGAACTCGCCCGCCCGCACTGA
- a CDS encoding superoxide dismutase encodes MAFTLPDLPYAHDALAALGMSKETLEYHHDLHHKAYVDNGNKLIAGTEWENKSLEEIVKGTYAAGAVAQNGIFNNASQHWNHNLFWEVMGPGEDKKIPGVLEKALVESFGSVAKFKEDFAAAGAGQFGSGWAWLVKDADGALKVTKTENGVNPLCFGQTALLGCDVWEHSYYIDFRNKRPAYLTNFLEKLVNWDAVAAKL; translated from the coding sequence ATGGCTTTCACCCTTCCCGATCTGCCCTACGCACATGATGCGCTGGCGGCTCTTGGCATGTCGAAAGAGACGCTGGAATACCACCACGACCTGCACCACAAGGCCTATGTCGACAATGGCAACAAGCTGATTGCAGGCACCGAGTGGGAGAACAAGTCCCTCGAAGAGATCGTCAAAGGCACCTATGCTGCGGGCGCGGTTGCCCAGAACGGCATTTTCAACAATGCCTCGCAGCACTGGAATCACAACCTGTTCTGGGAAGTGATGGGGCCGGGCGAAGACAAGAAGATCCCCGGCGTGCTGGAAAAGGCGCTGGTCGAATCGTTCGGTTCGGTCGCCAAGTTCAAGGAAGATTTCGCTGCCGCAGGTGCGGGCCAGTTCGGTTCGGGCTGGGCATGGCTGGTGAAGGATGCGGATGGCGCGCTGAAAGTCACCAAGACCGAAAACGGCGTGAACCCGCTGTGCTTTGGTCAGACCGCGCTGCTCGGCTGCGATGTGTGGGAACATTCCTACTACATCGACTTCCGCAACAAGCGCCCGGCCTACCTGACCAACTTCCTTGAAAAGCTGGTCAACTGGGATGCGGTCGCAGCCAAACTCTGA